One stretch of Qingrenia yutianensis DNA includes these proteins:
- the hisF gene encoding imidazole glycerol phosphate synthase subunit HisF: MITKRIIPCLDVRDGRVVKGVNFEGLSDVSSPVELAKFYSDNGADELVFYDITASVEGRALFTDILKKVAETIFIPLTVGGGINTVDDFDRVLKCGADKVSVNSGALKNPNLIYEAAKKYGNQCVVISADVKREDGKFTVYAKGGREKTDLEAVSWIKKCVDMGAGEVVLNSIDTDGVKGGFDLEMLDAVCNAVNVPVIASGGAGKKEDFVELFTKIPKADAGLAASIFHFKEVEIPDLKRTLKENGILVRI; the protein is encoded by the coding sequence ATGATTACAAAACGAATTATCCCGTGCCTTGACGTGAGGGACGGCAGAGTGGTTAAAGGCGTTAATTTCGAGGGTTTGTCGGACGTTTCGTCACCCGTTGAGCTTGCGAAATTTTACAGCGACAACGGCGCGGACGAGCTTGTTTTTTACGACATAACCGCGTCGGTTGAGGGAAGGGCGCTTTTTACCGATATTTTAAAAAAGGTTGCGGAAACGATTTTCATTCCGCTCACCGTCGGCGGAGGAATAAACACCGTTGACGATTTCGACAGGGTGTTAAAATGCGGTGCGGACAAGGTGAGCGTAAACTCGGGCGCACTGAAAAATCCGAACTTAATTTACGAGGCGGCGAAAAAATACGGCAATCAGTGCGTTGTCATTTCGGCGGACGTAAAGCGCGAGGACGGAAAATTTACCGTGTATGCAAAGGGCGGACGTGAGAAAACCGACCTTGAGGCGGTTTCGTGGATTAAAAAATGCGTTGATATGGGTGCCGGCGAGGTTGTTTTAAACTCAATCGATACCGACGGCGTGAAAGGCGGTTTTGACCTTGAAATGCTGGACGCGGTGTGCAATGCGGTGAATGTTCCCGTTATAGCGTCGGGCGGTGCGGGCAAAAAAGAGGATTTTGTTGAACTTTTTACAAAAATCCCGAAAGCGGACGCAGGCCTTGCCGCGTCGATTTTCCACTTCAAAGAGGTGGAAATTCCCGATTTAAAGCGCACGCTTAAAGAAAACGGAATTTTGGTGAGAATTTAA
- the hisA gene encoding 1-(5-phosphoribosyl)-5-[(5-phosphoribosylamino)methylideneamino]imidazole-4-carboxamide isomerase → MNIFPAIDLFDGKAVRLLKGDYQKMTVYSENPLEIAKDFENSGAEFLHIVDLEGAKTGNTPNIGTIEKIVKNTSLFTEVGGGIRTLETVEKYINIGVKCVILGTAAVNDEKFLISAVKKYGEKIAVGIDIKDGFVAIKGWTDLSKFTPFEFCEKMQNIGVKTVICTDVSKDGAMQGTNVGLYKEMSEKFNINIIASGGVSSIDDIKRLKNLEIYGAIIGKAYYTKAISLAEAIEVAK, encoded by the coding sequence ATGAACATTTTTCCTGCAATAGATTTGTTTGACGGCAAGGCGGTCCGCCTTTTAAAGGGCGACTATCAGAAAATGACGGTTTACAGCGAAAACCCTCTTGAAATTGCAAAGGATTTTGAAAATTCGGGCGCGGAGTTTTTGCACATTGTAGACCTTGAGGGCGCGAAAACGGGCAATACGCCGAACATCGGCACGATAGAAAAAATTGTGAAAAACACTTCTCTTTTCACCGAGGTTGGCGGAGGAATACGCACGCTTGAAACGGTGGAAAAATACATAAATATCGGTGTTAAGTGCGTTATTCTCGGCACGGCGGCGGTGAATGATGAAAAGTTTTTGATAAGCGCGGTAAAAAAATACGGCGAAAAAATCGCGGTCGGAATTGATATAAAAGACGGGTTTGTTGCCATAAAAGGCTGGACGGATTTGAGCAAATTCACACCGTTTGAATTTTGTGAAAAAATGCAGAATATCGGCGTTAAAACCGTAATTTGCACCGACGTTTCAAAGGACGGCGCAATGCAGGGTACAAACGTCGGCTTATATAAGGAAATGTCGGAAAAATTCAACATAAATATCATAGCGTCGGGCGGTGTGAGCAGTATTGACGATATAAAAAGGCTCAAAAATCTTGAAATTTACGGCGCGATAATCGGCAAGGCATACTACACAAAGGCAATTTCGCTTGCCGAAGCAATCGAGGTGGCAAAATGA
- the hisH gene encoding imidazole glycerol phosphate synthase subunit HisH, with product MIAIIDYGVGNLFSLKSSLAYVGADACVTGDSEKIKTADKIILPGVGAFGDAVKKLKDARLDEVIVSEAKKGKPIMGICLGMQILFDKSFEYGEYSGLGLIKGEIRPISDVIGENLKVPHIGWNSLKFTDKKSKIFKYINDGDFVYFVHSYYASNCVESVIANAEYGANLTAAVQCGNVYGCQFHPEKSGNTGLNILRAFCEKGE from the coding sequence ATGATTGCAATTATTGATTACGGCGTTGGAAATCTTTTTTCGCTCAAAAGCTCGCTTGCATACGTCGGCGCGGACGCTTGCGTGACGGGCGACAGCGAGAAAATCAAAACCGCGGATAAAATTATTCTCCCCGGTGTGGGTGCGTTCGGCGACGCGGTGAAAAAGCTTAAAGACGCGCGCCTTGACGAGGTTATCGTTTCGGAGGCGAAAAAAGGTAAGCCGATTATGGGAATTTGCCTCGGTATGCAGATTTTGTTCGACAAAAGCTTTGAATACGGCGAATATTCGGGTTTGGGGCTTATAAAAGGCGAAATCCGTCCAATATCCGACGTTATCGGCGAAAACTTAAAAGTTCCGCATATCGGCTGGAATTCGCTGAAATTCACCGATAAGAAAAGCAAAATTTTCAAGTATATAAACGACGGCGATTTTGTGTATTTTGTTCATTCTTATTACGCGTCAAACTGTGTTGAAAGCGTTATTGCAAATGCGGAATACGGCGCAAATCTCACCGCCGCGGTGCAGTGCGGTAACGTGTACGGGTGCCAGTTCCACCCCGAAAAAAGCGGGAATACCGGACTTAACATTTTGCGCGCATTTTGCGAAAAGGGGGAATAA
- the hisB gene encoding imidazoleglycerol-phosphate dehydratase HisB translates to MRTAEIKRKTNETDIKLSLNLDGSGKSEIECGCGFLEHMLTLFAKHAHFDLTLTCTGDTYVDDHHTVEDIGIALGEAFYNALGDKKGIVRYADTILPMDESLILTAVDLSGRAHLSYSLDIPTEKVGTFDTELCEEFFTAFVRTAQCTLHIRKISGTNSHHIIEGAFKSFARTMSGAVRIDSAFKDEIPSTKGVL, encoded by the coding sequence GTGAGAACAGCGGAAATTAAGCGCAAAACAAACGAAACGGACATAAAACTTTCGCTTAATCTTGACGGGAGCGGAAAGTCGGAAATAGAGTGCGGCTGCGGATTTTTGGAGCATATGTTAACGCTTTTTGCAAAGCACGCGCATTTTGATTTGACGCTGACCTGCACAGGTGATACCTACGTTGACGACCACCACACTGTTGAGGATATAGGAATTGCACTCGGCGAGGCTTTTTATAATGCGCTCGGCGACAAAAAAGGCATTGTGCGCTATGCCGACACAATTCTTCCTATGGACGAGTCGCTTATTTTAACGGCGGTAGATTTGTCGGGCAGGGCACACCTTTCGTATTCGCTCGATATTCCGACCGAAAAGGTCGGAACGTTTGACACCGAGCTTTGCGAGGAATTTTTCACGGCATTTGTGCGCACTGCACAGTGCACGCTCCACATAAGGAAGATTTCGGGAACAAATTCGCATCACATAATCGAGGGCGCGTTCAAGTCGTTTGCGCGCACAATGTCGGGCGCGGTCAGGATAGACAGCGCATTTAAGGACGAAATTCCGTCAACAAAGGGAGTGCTCTGA
- the hisC gene encoding histidinol-phosphate transaminase — protein sequence MSRFISQKFEKLVPYTPGEQPQDKKYIKLNTNESPFPPSDKAVSGVSDIFKRLMLYPDPECTGLNEKFAKLIGVEKDEVMAVNGSDEILNFAFSAFCDKEKTAVFPDITYGFYEVFADYNGVPYKKIPLGDDFKINISDYFNANATVFIANPNAPTGIALTLDEVEEIVKNNPDNVVVIDEAYVDFGGESAVPLIHKYDNLLVTQTFSKSRSAAGARLGFGIACKSLIADLNTVRFSTNPYNINAMTMALGEGILDDEDYTRKNCKKIIEARLFAENELKKLGFEMTNSSANFIFARHKNISGEKIYKKLKEKGILVRHFNGERIKDFNRITVGTKDEMTVLIGKLKEIIKEEFK from the coding sequence ATGAGCAGATTTATCTCGCAGAAATTTGAAAAACTTGTTCCGTATACACCCGGCGAACAGCCTCAAGACAAAAAATATATAAAGTTAAACACAAACGAGTCGCCTTTTCCGCCGTCGGACAAAGCGGTGTCAGGAGTAAGTGACATTTTTAAACGTCTTATGCTTTATCCCGACCCCGAATGTACGGGTTTAAACGAAAAATTCGCAAAACTTATCGGCGTTGAAAAAGACGAGGTTATGGCGGTCAACGGCTCGGACGAAATTTTGAACTTCGCCTTTTCCGCGTTTTGCGACAAGGAAAAAACGGCGGTTTTTCCCGATATAACATACGGTTTTTATGAGGTTTTCGCCGATTATAACGGCGTTCCGTACAAAAAAATTCCGCTCGGCGACGATTTTAAAATAAATATTTCGGACTATTTTAACGCAAACGCAACGGTGTTTATTGCAAATCCCAACGCGCCGACGGGCATTGCGCTGACGCTTGACGAGGTTGAAGAAATTGTGAAAAACAATCCCGATAACGTCGTTGTCATCGACGAGGCATATGTTGATTTCGGCGGTGAAAGCGCGGTTCCGCTTATACACAAATACGACAATCTTTTGGTTACGCAAACCTTTTCAAAATCGCGCTCGGCGGCAGGCGCACGGCTCGGGTTCGGCATCGCCTGCAAAAGCCTTATCGCCGACCTTAACACGGTGAGATTTTCCACAAATCCGTATAACATAAACGCTATGACAATGGCGCTCGGCGAGGGGATTTTGGACGACGAGGATTACACGCGGAAAAACTGCAAAAAAATAATCGAGGCGCGTTTGTTTGCCGAAAACGAGCTTAAAAAACTCGGCTTTGAAATGACAAATTCTTCGGCGAATTTTATATTTGCAAGGCACAAAAACATAAGCGGTGAAAAAATTTATAAAAAACTTAAAGAAAAAGGAATTTTGGTGCGCCATTTTAACGGCGAAAGGATAAAAGATTTTAACCGAATTACCGTCGGCACAAAGGACGAAATGACGGTGCTTATTGGAAAATTAAAGGAAATAATAAAGGAGGAATTTAAGTGA
- the hisD gene encoding histidinol dehydrogenase gives MIKILKYGEVENKDIFARGSVKTNVEGIVSEIIENVKTNGDKALFEYCEKFDKAKLSSFAVSADEIENAVKSADEKFINILKKAAANIRKFHEKQVRTSFIINDENGIVTGQKIIPVDCAGLYVPGGTAAYPSTVLMDAIPAKIAGVKNLVMVTPPRPDGSVNPVILAAAHIAGIDKIFKVGGAQAIAALAYGTESIPKADKIVGPGNAFVAEAKKQVFGLVSIDMVAGPSEILIVADETVNPKYAAADLLSQAEHDKMASAVLVTTSKKVAEAVQKEIELQIPMLKRAEIARASVDNNGKIIVADDIKTAIDIANEIAPEHLELCVDNPFDYLDEIRHAGSVFMGKNCPEALGDYLAGANHTLPTSGTAKFSSPLSVDDFVKKTQYTYYTADALKKVAYDVAYFAEQEGLTAHAKSAVIRLEE, from the coding sequence ATGATTAAAATTTTAAAATACGGCGAGGTTGAAAACAAAGATATTTTCGCGCGCGGAAGTGTTAAAACAAACGTTGAGGGCATTGTTTCCGAAATTATAGAAAATGTTAAAACAAACGGCGACAAGGCGCTTTTTGAATACTGCGAAAAGTTTGACAAGGCAAAGCTTTCGTCGTTTGCCGTGAGCGCCGATGAAATTGAAAACGCGGTAAAATCGGCGGACGAAAAATTTATAAACATACTTAAAAAAGCGGCGGCGAACATAAGAAAATTTCACGAAAAGCAAGTCCGCACAAGTTTTATCATAAACGACGAAAACGGCATTGTGACAGGTCAGAAAATCATTCCCGTAGACTGCGCCGGTCTTTATGTTCCGGGCGGTACGGCGGCATATCCGTCAACAGTTTTGATGGACGCAATTCCCGCAAAAATCGCGGGCGTGAAAAACCTTGTTATGGTCACACCTCCGCGCCCCGACGGCAGTGTAAATCCCGTAATTCTTGCGGCGGCGCACATTGCCGGCATTGACAAAATATTCAAAGTCGGCGGTGCACAGGCGATTGCAGCGCTTGCATACGGCACCGAGAGCATACCAAAAGCGGACAAAATCGTCGGCCCCGGAAACGCGTTTGTAGCCGAGGCGAAAAAACAGGTTTTCGGCTTGGTTTCCATTGATATGGTGGCAGGCCCGAGCGAAATTTTAATTGTTGCCGACGAAACGGTAAATCCGAAATACGCGGCGGCGGACCTTCTCTCGCAAGCCGAGCACGACAAAATGGCGAGCGCGGTTTTGGTTACAACATCAAAAAAGGTTGCCGAGGCGGTTCAAAAGGAAATTGAACTTCAAATTCCTATGCTTAAACGGGCGGAAATCGCGCGCGCGTCTGTTGACAATAACGGCAAAATTATTGTTGCGGACGATATAAAAACCGCGATTGACATTGCAAATGAAATCGCGCCCGAGCATTTGGAACTTTGCGTGGACAACCCGTTCGATTATCTTGACGAAATACGTCACGCAGGCTCGGTATTTATGGGCAAAAACTGCCCCGAGGCGCTTGGTGACTATCTTGCAGGCGCAAATCACACACTTCCCACGAGCGGTACGGCGAAGTTTTCGAGTCCGCTTTCGGTGGACGATTTCGTCAAAAAGACGCAGTATACATATTACACCGCGGACGCACTCAAAAAAGTTGCGTACGACGTTGCGTATTTTGCCGAGCAAGAGGGACTTACGGCGCACGCGAAAAGCGCGGTTATAAGGCTGGAGGAATAA
- the hisG gene encoding ATP phosphoribosyltransferase, which yields MSDFLNIALPKGRLGEKVYKMFEKAGFECPSVLDDTRKLIFENPEKKLRYFWVKPSDVSIYVERGAAAIGIAGKDILLEYEPDVYELLDLNIGKCDMCVAAKKGFFDENRKTLRVATKFSNCAKRYYSAKGRDIDIIHLNGSIEIAPILGLSDVIVDIVETGTTLKENNLEVIEKIFPVSARLIANKSSFKFKTDMIENIAGHLEVKND from the coding sequence TTGAGTGATTTTTTAAATATTGCACTTCCCAAAGGAAGACTCGGCGAAAAGGTTTACAAAATGTTTGAAAAAGCAGGATTTGAGTGTCCGTCGGTTTTGGATGATACAAGAAAACTCATTTTTGAAAATCCCGAAAAAAAGCTCCGCTATTTTTGGGTTAAGCCGTCGGACGTTTCGATTTACGTTGAGCGCGGTGCGGCGGCAATAGGCATTGCCGGGAAGGATATTTTGCTTGAATACGAGCCTGATGTTTACGAGCTTTTAGACCTTAATATCGGCAAATGCGATATGTGCGTCGCGGCGAAAAAAGGCTTTTTTGACGAAAACCGAAAAACGCTCCGCGTCGCAACGAAATTTTCAAACTGTGCAAAGCGTTATTACAGCGCAAAGGGCAGGGATATTGACATAATTCATCTCAACGGCTCTATCGAGATTGCACCGATTTTGGGGCTTTCGGACGTTATTGTGGACATTGTGGAAACGGGCACGACCTTAAAGGAAAACAATCTTGAGGTTATAGAAAAGATTTTCCCCGTCAGCGCACGGCTTATCGCAAACAAGTCGAGCTTTAAATTCAAAACCGATATGATTGAAAATATCGCAGGTCATCTGGAGGTTAAAAATGATTAA
- a CDS encoding ATP phosphoribosyltransferase regulatory subunit: MEYILRNEEKAIFKLRSLYESYGYRQFKMSKFEEYDLYTRNKDFLVSDSIITFTDTNGALMALKPDVTLSIIKDSADIDGSVKKVYYNENVYRVSKGTQSFKEIMQAGLECIGDVDGYIICETLYLAAKSLESISEDFILDISHMEIISEEIKALSISADGEKEILKCLGEKNIQGIKRVCASENADAKATEILVKTASLYGGMKKVVRGLKEIDFDKISPYVSELEKIADYFDGSGLEERIHFDFSVIHDINYYSAVVFKGFINTIPTGILSGGQYDGLMRKMKKNSSAVGFAVYLDLLERLPGDEEKFDVGALVLYDETADAKTVKNAVDTLTAKNITVSAQKKMPENLRYVSLYKLGKGGLEKIE; this comes from the coding sequence ATGGAGTACATCTTACGGAACGAAGAAAAGGCAATTTTTAAACTGCGCAGTTTATACGAAAGCTACGGCTACCGCCAGTTTAAAATGAGCAAATTTGAAGAATACGATTTATACACGCGCAACAAAGATTTTCTCGTGTCGGACAGTATCATTACTTTTACAGACACAAACGGTGCGCTTATGGCGTTAAAACCCGACGTTACGCTTTCTATAATAAAGGACAGCGCCGACATTGACGGCTCGGTTAAAAAGGTTTACTATAACGAAAACGTTTACCGTGTTTCAAAAGGCACACAGTCGTTCAAAGAAATTATGCAGGCAGGTCTTGAGTGTATCGGCGACGTTGACGGGTATATCATCTGCGAAACGCTCTATCTTGCGGCAAAAAGTCTTGAAAGCATTTCGGAGGATTTTATTCTCGATATTTCGCATATGGAGATTATTTCGGAGGAAATAAAGGCGCTTTCGATTTCGGCTGACGGTGAAAAAGAAATTTTAAAATGCCTCGGCGAAAAAAATATCCAGGGCATAAAAAGAGTTTGCGCGTCGGAAAATGCGGACGCAAAAGCGACGGAAATTCTCGTTAAAACGGCGTCGCTCTACGGCGGTATGAAAAAGGTGGTTCGCGGTCTTAAAGAAATTGATTTTGACAAAATTTCGCCGTATGTTTCCGAACTTGAAAAAATCGCCGATTATTTTGACGGAAGCGGACTTGAAGAACGGATACATTTCGATTTTTCGGTTATTCACGATATAAACTATTACAGCGCAGTTGTGTTCAAAGGCTTTATAAACACCATTCCCACGGGCATTTTGTCGGGCGGTCAGTATGACGGACTTATGCGCAAAATGAAGAAAAATTCAAGTGCGGTTGGCTTTGCGGTGTATCTCGATTTGCTTGAACGTCTGCCGGGTGACGAGGAAAAATTCGACGTCGGCGCGCTTGTTTTGTATGACGAAACGGCAGACGCAAAAACGGTAAAAAATGCCGTAGACACATTGACCGCAAAAAACATAACTGTTTCGGCGCAAAAGAAAATGCCCGAAAATCTGCGCTATGTGTCGCTTTACAAGCTCGGAAAAGGAGGATTGGAAAAAATTGAGTGA
- a CDS encoding YerC/YecD family TrpR-related protein: protein MEKKYSEFTDKLFEAILTLKNVEECYKFFEDICTIKEIQSLSQRLEVAQLLQQNKSYIEISKETGASTATISRVNKCFTYGTGGYKAALERLEKGEK from the coding sequence ATGGAAAAAAAATATTCGGAGTTTACAGACAAGCTTTTTGAGGCGATTTTGACCTTGAAAAACGTGGAGGAATGTTACAAGTTTTTTGAAGATATATGCACAATAAAAGAAATTCAGTCGCTTTCACAGCGTCTTGAAGTTGCACAGCTTTTACAGCAGAACAAAAGCTATATTGAAATTTCAAAGGAAACAGGTGCAAGCACCGCTACAATAAGCCGTGTAAACAAATGCTTCACATACGGCACAGGCGGATATAAAGCGGCGCTCGAAAGGCTTGAAAAGGGAGAAAAATAA
- a CDS encoding stalk domain-containing protein, with amino-acid sequence MKINRVLTILLTLAMMFTLLPSGFSVYADVETADITSNEDWNDGETKGNVTISGNVTITVNGVVNIDGPITINGTVTINNGTNGAGTLKRTSNTGNILIVENGAKLTLNSVVIDGDNIVVSDRDGEERKCSAIYVKGGEVESNAASLVKHKKTGEIYRGGVRGAAVYMAGGKFTMNGGTIADCEARSYGGAVFLDEYAEFIMNGGTVESNKTLDQTASFGGGAFYVREGTLKINYGTIRNNSSTKGGAIYNSSYGKTIITGGKITNNTTAGDEQRGKAIFHSCEYGKNAVLKIGGSANIDTNNDIHMMSDTAVDKFIELTSDVKNEILLTVENTSEDRVIATASDGVVLTKNDMAKIKLSNEGFYLKLEDNKIKLTKIKGEEDETKTVYFGYDVNGGDENSALAGDSKDVIVGEKATFTISSVVPTRDNYNFLGWAAAKDATEAQYQPNDEIELSDSAVLYAVWEENTVPRKDNKFTKALAIENRTYGGDAKAPTAEAEYGKVEFTYSNAENGTYTDDVPTDAGTYYVKATVAQSAEYNKLVSDPVEFKIFPKTISKSIPLDAPVKNAVPQKDIETEEYTATVVWTPEIVGKFEYDTVYSAEITITPKKNYTLDGIAENSYELSGAEKVENAENSGIAKAEYPATGSKESTNRGGDSVSRYTVNFDTNGGSKVATQTVTRNSTAKEPSDPTKDGFEFTGWYSDKDLTTKYDFSKNVITSITLYAGWTEIGTDKPSVSSNEIILTIDDKSATVFGAEKTNDVAPKIVNGRTMLPARFVAENLGAKVEWDGENQLVTITGKNEKGEDVVILITIGAELAQVNRENVSESVKLDSPAFIENDRTYTPIRFISEKLGASVEWIEKEQKVVITKVK; translated from the coding sequence ATGAAAATTAACAGAGTGTTAACAATTCTTTTGACGCTTGCAATGATGTTTACGTTGCTGCCGAGCGGTTTTTCGGTGTATGCAGACGTTGAAACTGCGGACATCACGTCAAACGAAGATTGGAATGACGGCGAAACAAAAGGAAACGTTACAATTTCGGGAAACGTGACAATTACCGTTAACGGCGTTGTAAACATAGACGGCCCGATAACAATTAACGGCACTGTTACAATAAATAACGGGACAAACGGCGCAGGCACACTTAAAAGAACAAGCAATACAGGAAATATTTTAATAGTTGAAAACGGTGCAAAGCTTACGCTTAACAGTGTTGTAATCGACGGTGATAATATTGTTGTTTCGGACCGCGATGGAGAAGAACGCAAGTGTTCTGCTATATATGTTAAAGGCGGAGAAGTGGAATCGAATGCCGCATCGCTTGTAAAACATAAGAAAACAGGTGAAATATACCGAGGCGGAGTTCGGGGCGCCGCCGTATATATGGCAGGCGGAAAATTCACAATGAACGGCGGAACTATCGCAGACTGTGAGGCAAGAAGTTACGGCGGAGCGGTATTTCTTGACGAATATGCCGAGTTTATTATGAACGGCGGAACGGTTGAGAGCAACAAAACTTTGGACCAAACGGCGAGTTTCGGGGGCGGTGCTTTTTATGTAAGAGAGGGAACGCTTAAAATAAACTACGGAACAATCCGAAATAATTCGTCAACAAAAGGCGGTGCGATTTACAATTCGTCGTACGGCAAAACCATAATAACAGGCGGAAAAATAACAAACAACACAACAGCCGGCGATGAGCAAAGGGGCAAGGCAATTTTTCACAGCTGTGAATACGGAAAAAATGCAGTTTTGAAAATCGGCGGGTCAGCAAATATAGATACCAACAATGATATTCATATGATGAGTGACACTGCTGTTGACAAATTTATAGAACTTACTTCAGATGTTAAAAACGAAATCCTGCTCACCGTAGAAAATACATCGGAGGACAGAGTTATTGCAACCGCGTCGGACGGTGTTGTTCTCACCAAAAACGATATGGCAAAAATTAAATTAAGCAACGAGGGATTTTATCTTAAACTTGAAGATAATAAGATAAAACTTACGAAAATAAAAGGCGAAGAGGACGAAACAAAAACCGTTTATTTCGGCTACGACGTTAACGGCGGAGATGAAAACAGTGCACTTGCAGGCGACAGCAAAGATGTTATTGTAGGCGAAAAAGCGACGTTTACAATCAGCAGTGTTGTACCCACGCGCGATAATTACAACTTTTTAGGCTGGGCAGCCGCAAAAGACGCAACCGAGGCACAGTATCAGCCAAATGATGAAATAGAACTTTCCGACAGTGCTGTTCTTTATGCGGTTTGGGAAGAAAATACGGTACCGCGCAAGGATAATAAGTTTACAAAAGCGCTTGCGATAGAAAACCGGACATACGGCGGAGATGCCAAAGCTCCGACCGCGGAGGCGGAATACGGCAAGGTTGAATTTACATATTCAAATGCAGAAAACGGCACATACACCGACGATGTACCGACAGACGCAGGCACATATTATGTTAAAGCGACAGTTGCACAGTCTGCGGAATATAACAAACTTGTGAGTGACCCTGTTGAATTTAAAATTTTTCCCAAGACAATAAGCAAATCAATTCCGCTTGACGCGCCGGTTAAAAATGCCGTACCGCAGAAGGATATTGAAACAGAAGAATACACCGCAACGGTTGTATGGACGCCCGAAATTGTCGGAAAATTTGAATACGACACCGTTTACAGTGCAGAAATAACAATTACACCGAAAAAGAATTATACTCTTGACGGCATTGCGGAAAACAGCTATGAATTAAGCGGTGCGGAAAAGGTTGAAAATGCGGAAAATTCAGGCATTGCGAAGGCTGAATATCCCGCAACGGGAAGTAAGGAGAGCACAAACAGAGGCGGTGACAGCGTAAGCCGTTACACCGTAAACTTTGATACAAACGGCGGAAGCAAAGTTGCAACACAGACCGTTACGAGAAATTCCACGGCAAAAGAGCCGAGCGACCCGACAAAAGACGGTTTTGAATTTACAGGCTGGTATTCCGACAAAGACCTTACAACAAAATACGATTTTTCCAAAAATGTTATAACAAGTATCACTCTTTATGCCGGCTGGACGGAAATCGGAACGGATAAACCGTCGGTTTCGTCAAACGAGATTATTCTCACAATAGATGATAAATCCGCTACGGTATTCGGAGCGGAAAAAACAAACGACGTAGCTCCCAAAATTGTTAACGGCAGAACAATGCTTCCTGCAAGATTTGTTGCCGAGAACTTGGGCGCAAAGGTTGAATGGGACGGCGAAAATCAGCTTGTGACAATTACGGGCAAAAATGAAAAGGGTGAGGATGTTGTTATCCTCATCACAATCGGTGCGGAACTTGCACAGGTAAACAGAGAGAATGTCAGCGAGAGCGTTAAACTCGACAGTCCTGCGTTTATCGAGAACGACCGCACATATACGCCTATAAGATTTATTTCGGAAAAACTCGGCGCAAGCGTTGAATGGATTGAAAAAGAACAGAAAGTAGTTATCACAAAAGTGAAATAA